A window of Costertonia aggregata contains these coding sequences:
- a CDS encoding FecCD family ABC transporter permease gives MKNQQTYLTRFIVLLFVLGFCLFLNLGLGSVSIDFIDTITSIFGGRLEKTSLEYIIWNYRIPKALTAILTGSGLALSGLLMQTLFRNPLAGPFVLGISSGASLGAALLIMGTSLFSGIFTFGFADDIALAVASSVGSFLVLMAVLTVAAKVRDTMALLIIGLMFGSITTAIVSVLSYFTNAEKLQQFIFWSFGSVGNLSWGQLGILSVIIAMGLFLSILSVKSLNGYLLGENYAQSLGIDLKKSRYIVIVATGLLAGSVTAFAGPIAFIGLAVPHLTRQIFNTTDHKILVPAVIIYGAIILLLCDTVAQLPGSVHVLPINAITSILGAPVVIWLLVRKRKMVF, from the coding sequence TTGAAAAATCAGCAAACATATCTCACACGGTTTATCGTGTTATTATTTGTGTTGGGCTTCTGTCTTTTCTTAAACCTGGGTTTAGGCTCTGTATCGATTGATTTCATAGATACCATAACGTCAATTTTTGGTGGTCGGTTAGAAAAAACATCCCTCGAATATATTATATGGAACTATAGAATTCCCAAAGCACTTACGGCCATATTAACAGGTAGTGGCTTGGCTTTAAGTGGTTTATTAATGCAAACCCTTTTTAGAAATCCCTTGGCAGGACCTTTTGTACTGGGAATAAGTTCCGGGGCCAGCTTGGGAGCGGCTTTATTGATTATGGGAACTTCACTTTTCTCCGGGATATTTACTTTTGGATTCGCCGACGATATTGCGCTGGCCGTCGCATCGAGTGTTGGCAGTTTTCTAGTGCTTATGGCCGTTTTGACCGTAGCCGCAAAAGTTAGGGACACGATGGCGTTATTGATCATTGGTCTAATGTTCGGTAGCATAACAACAGCGATAGTAAGCGTACTTTCATACTTCACCAATGCAGAAAAATTACAACAGTTCATATTTTGGTCGTTCGGTAGCGTGGGCAATCTCTCATGGGGGCAACTGGGAATACTATCGGTGATCATTGCAATGGGTCTATTTTTGAGCATTCTTTCCGTCAAATCTTTGAACGGATATCTATTGGGCGAAAACTATGCCCAAAGTTTGGGTATAGACCTAAAAAAATCCAGATATATTGTTATCGTCGCCACCGGCTTATTGGCAGGAAGTGTTACCGCTTTTGCAGGGCCAATCGCTTTTATAGGTCTTGCCGTTCCACATTTGACCCGACAGATTTTTAACACAACGGATCATAAAATATTGGTGCCCGCCGTTATCATATATGGCGCTATCATACTTTTGCTATGTGATACGGTAGCGCAATTGCCCGGCTCGGTACATGTATTGCCCATAAATGCGATAACAAGTATATTAGGTGCGCCCGTGGTCATATGGCTGTTGGTTCGAAAGCGAAAAATGGTATTTTGA
- a CDS encoding ABC transporter ATP-binding protein, producing the protein MNFTLLQGELTAIVGGNGIGKSTLLRTLGNFQSKISGTIKIDGKNLGNHNTLELASKISVVLTEPVASKNMTVTELIALGRQPYTNWIGRLTKKDKTQINKSIQLLELEDLKNKRCFELSDGQLQRVMIARALAQDTHVILLDEPTTHLDLYHKVQILKLLKFIANKTQKTILFTSHEIEMTIQLSDKILILNGKENPFDEPCKLIENKHFEGLFPKDAIAFDAQTGSFRIRK; encoded by the coding sequence ATCAACTTTACACTTTTGCAAGGGGAACTTACGGCAATCGTAGGAGGCAATGGTATCGGGAAATCCACACTGCTGCGAACCTTAGGGAATTTTCAATCCAAAATATCGGGGACGATAAAAATCGATGGAAAAAATCTCGGTAATCATAACACATTGGAACTTGCATCAAAAATAAGCGTGGTATTGACTGAGCCCGTTGCTTCTAAAAACATGACCGTAACCGAATTGATAGCACTGGGCAGACAACCCTACACGAATTGGATTGGTCGCCTTACCAAAAAGGATAAAACCCAAATAAATAAATCCATACAACTGTTGGAGCTAGAAGATTTAAAAAATAAAAGGTGTTTTGAACTTAGTGATGGTCAGCTGCAACGTGTCATGATCGCTCGGGCTTTGGCCCAAGACACCCATGTTATTCTTTTGGATGAACCTACCACACATCTTGATCTGTACCACAAAGTCCAAATATTGAAATTATTGAAATTTATAGCGAACAAAACCCAAAAAACCATTTTGTTTACCAGTCATGAGATAGAAATGACCATACAGCTCAGTGATAAAATATTGATTTTGAATGGGAAAGAGAACCCTTTTGACGAACCGTGCAAATTGATTGAAAATAAACACTTTGAAGGTTTGTTTCCCAAAGATGCCATTGCCTTTGATGCCCAAACGGGCTCTTTTCGTATTCGGAAGTAA
- the rmuC gene encoding DNA recombination protein RmuC, giving the protein MNETLIYIIIGLICLAVGFFLGNYIQGLKTKSSQSALEEREQQLHNNLSVLEQRLSDTEEHKKHLQDEKEQLGHQIIRYQADLENLQLKNREQKDEVEKLQEKFTKEFENLANKILEEKSLKFTERNEKNIKDILTPLNEKIQLFEKKVEESQKENISIHSALKEQLLNLQTQNLKITQEAENLTKALKGDSKMQGNWGELVLERVLEKSGLEKDREYSVQQSFTREDGSRVLPDVIINLPDGKKMIVDSKVSLTDYERYVNAEDELREKFLKDHINSLRKHVDQLSAKKYEDLYEMESPDFVLMFVPIEPAFAIAINNDNSLYNKAFEQNIVIVTPSTLLATLRTIDSMWNNEKQQRNAIEIARQAGALYDKFEGFVSDLTKVGKKMDDAKDEYKGAMNKLVEGRGNIITSIEKLKKMGAKAKKSIPEPILKRAQEDDFEEEEPKLKL; this is encoded by the coding sequence ATGAACGAAACCCTAATTTATATCATCATTGGACTAATTTGCCTTGCTGTAGGCTTTTTTTTGGGAAACTATATCCAAGGCCTAAAAACAAAATCCAGCCAAAGTGCTTTAGAAGAGCGAGAACAGCAATTGCATAACAACCTTTCGGTCTTGGAGCAACGCCTTAGTGATACCGAGGAGCACAAAAAACACCTACAGGATGAAAAAGAGCAGTTAGGTCATCAAATAATACGCTATCAGGCCGATTTAGAGAACTTACAGCTCAAAAATCGGGAACAAAAAGATGAAGTAGAGAAGCTTCAGGAAAAATTCACCAAAGAGTTTGAAAATCTCGCAAATAAAATTCTGGAAGAAAAGAGTTTGAAATTTACTGAGCGAAACGAAAAAAATATCAAAGACATTCTTACGCCTTTGAACGAAAAGATTCAATTGTTCGAAAAAAAGGTAGAGGAAAGCCAAAAAGAAAACATAAGCATTCATTCTGCACTTAAAGAGCAACTACTGAATCTACAAACACAAAACTTAAAGATTACCCAAGAGGCCGAGAACCTTACTAAAGCCTTAAAAGGTGATAGTAAAATGCAAGGGAATTGGGGTGAATTGGTATTGGAACGTGTTTTGGAAAAGTCCGGTTTGGAAAAAGACAGAGAGTATAGCGTACAACAAAGTTTTACCCGTGAAGATGGTTCTCGTGTTTTACCGGACGTTATCATCAACCTACCCGATGGTAAAAAAATGATAGTTGATTCAAAAGTTTCATTAACCGATTACGAGCGCTATGTCAACGCAGAAGATGAACTACGGGAAAAGTTCTTAAAAGACCATATCAATTCGTTAAGAAAACACGTAGATCAACTATCGGCAAAAAAGTATGAGGATCTGTACGAAATGGAAAGTCCTGATTTTGTATTGATGTTCGTCCCAATAGAACCAGCATTCGCCATTGCCATCAACAATGATAATTCACTGTACAACAAAGCATTTGAGCAAAATATAGTCATAGTTACTCCGTCTACGCTATTGGCCACGCTTCGCACTATAGATAGCATGTGGAACAATGAAAAGCAGCAACGCAATGCTATTGAAATTGCCCGCCAAGCAGGTGCTCTTTATGATAAATTTGAAGGTTTTGTCAGCGACCTGACCAAAGTCGGTAAAAAAATGGATGATGCTAAAGATGAATACAAAGGTGCCATGAACAAACTGGTCGAAGGTCGTGGAAACATCATTACCAGCATAGAAAAACTAAAAAAAATGGGCGCCAAAGCAAAAAAGTCCATTCCGGAGCCTATTTTAAAACGTGCCCAAGAAGATGATTTTGAAGAGGAAGAACCCAAACTAAAACTATAG
- a CDS encoding 6-phosphogluconate dehydrogenase gives MKKILFLFIGGCIALLALYYAFIYFVPYSEGVRSGELIKISRKGVVAKTWEGEISQGISGAQIFSFSVLDKDKEVIEKLKEYQGQYVKVDYTERYATFFWLGDTKYFITKVEPEQSPHFRK, from the coding sequence GTGAAAAAAATATTGTTCTTGTTTATTGGCGGGTGTATCGCCCTTTTGGCTTTGTACTATGCCTTTATCTATTTTGTACCTTACAGTGAGGGAGTACGCTCAGGCGAGTTGATAAAAATCAGTAGAAAAGGTGTAGTTGCCAAAACTTGGGAAGGTGAAATAAGCCAAGGCATTTCCGGGGCGCAGATATTTTCATTTTCGGTTTTGGACAAGGATAAGGAGGTCATAGAAAAGCTCAAGGAATATCAAGGACAATATGTTAAAGTAGATTATACCGAACGTTACGCTACCTTCTTTTGGTTAGGCGACACCAAATATTTTATCACTAAAGTTGAACCAGAGCAATCCCCACATTTTAGAAAATAA
- a CDS encoding acyl-CoA thioesterase: MNKYKSVKESRVSITELMLPSHSNFGGKVHGGHILNLMDQIAFACASKHSQRYCVTASVNRVDFLHPVEVGELVTLKASMNYTGRTSMVVGVRVESENITTGKKKHCNSSYFTMVAKDENGNNVPIPGLLVNDTQGVRRFSRSKFRKEAAFQRDTKFDSSNFNIDEFLHELKEENIKIEI, translated from the coding sequence ATGAACAAGTATAAAAGCGTAAAAGAATCACGAGTTTCCATAACCGAACTCATGCTCCCCTCCCACTCTAATTTTGGAGGCAAGGTACATGGGGGCCACATACTAAACCTGATGGACCAAATCGCTTTTGCCTGTGCCTCAAAACACTCACAAAGATATTGTGTGACTGCCTCGGTAAATCGTGTGGACTTTCTGCACCCAGTTGAAGTTGGGGAATTGGTCACCTTAAAAGCCTCAATGAACTATACGGGGAGAACTTCTATGGTCGTTGGCGTTCGCGTAGAATCCGAAAATATTACTACGGGAAAGAAAAAACACTGTAATTCGTCCTACTTTACCATGGTAGCCAAAGATGAAAACGGAAATAACGTACCAATTCCCGGACTATTGGTCAACGACACACAAGGTGTACGACGCTTTAGCCGAAGTAAATTCAGGAAAGAAGCCGCTTTTCAACGCGATACAAAATTCGATTCCAGTAATTTTAATATCGATGAATTTCTACACGAATTAAAAGAAGAAAACATTAAGATAGAGATTTAG
- the pgl gene encoding 6-phosphogluconolactonase, producing MKIKVYKDKEQVADEFSKYLFDYASERDITHIALSGGSTPKIVFDKLASDYADKMDWQKIHFYWGDERCVPPTDNDSNYKMTAEHLLSKIDIPSENIHRIKGEKVPVYEADRYSAVLKENLPEINAIPQFDLVILGMGDDGHTASIFPHEIHLWDSQRLCEVATHPDSGQNRVSITGKLINNAKSVVFLVTGASKASKITEIIGRQKDFEKYPATLVRPTSGRLLWFLDDSAAKGIA from the coding sequence ATGAAAATAAAGGTCTACAAAGACAAAGAACAGGTGGCAGATGAATTTTCAAAATACCTATTTGATTATGCTTCCGAAAGAGATATAACCCATATAGCACTTTCTGGCGGGAGTACCCCAAAAATTGTTTTTGATAAACTGGCTTCTGATTATGCCGACAAAATGGATTGGCAGAAGATTCATTTTTATTGGGGCGATGAGCGTTGCGTGCCACCGACCGACAATGATAGTAATTATAAGATGACCGCCGAGCACCTATTGTCCAAAATTGATATCCCATCAGAAAACATACATCGTATCAAAGGCGAGAAGGTTCCTGTATATGAAGCCGATAGGTATTCAGCTGTATTAAAGGAAAACCTACCCGAAATAAATGCAATACCTCAATTTGATTTGGTGATTTTAGGTATGGGAGACGACGGTCATACCGCCTCTATTTTTCCACATGAAATACATTTATGGGATTCACAACGGTTATGTGAAGTAGCAACACATCCCGATTCTGGCCAAAATAGGGTAAGCATTACCGGCAAGTTGATAAATAACGCCAAAAGCGTTGTATTTTTGGTTACAGGAGCAAGTAAAGCAAGCAAAATCACCGAAATAATAGGAAGGCAAAAAGATTTTGAAAAGTATCCGGCCACTTTGGTCAGACCAACATCGGGCCGTCTGTTATGGTTTTTAGATGATTCAGCGGCCAAAGGAATCGCCTAA
- the zwf gene encoding glucose-6-phosphate dehydrogenase: MNKTENQMLIIFGASGDLTARKLIPAIFDLAKGGHLPENFVVLGASRSDWTDDEFRKNVVTESKHLANHVDGPTKKVMQDFCDRLFYHELSSDQDSDYSPLKKRIDALDNEYGTGGNFIFYLSTPPSAYEPIAKSLYEQGLHAETNGWRRLIVEKPFGYSLKTAKALNQALQQYFKEPQIFRIDHYLGKETVQNLLVTRFANSIFEPLWNRNYIHHVEITNAESGGVEKRGGYYDKSGALRDMFQSHLLQIVAFIIMEPPLNANAEEIRNEKLKALKSLRIMNDEETLHKNTIRAQYISSIIDGKKVKGYREEENVDPNSTTETFAALKFFVDNWRWADVPFYVRTAKRMPTKVTEVVIHFKTPHHQIFKDSGLQNKDNKLIIRIQPDEGILIKFGVKVPGQGFKVERANLDFYYSSLVENNIMEAYERLLLDAMQGDATLYARADEVEAAWEFVDPILNYWATSDAKVYGYSAGVWGPKNADDLIDGLGMWRNPSKNLADDAGFCVIC; this comes from the coding sequence ATGAACAAGACAGAAAATCAGATGCTTATAATTTTTGGGGCATCCGGAGATTTAACGGCCCGAAAATTGATCCCAGCTATTTTTGATTTGGCCAAGGGTGGACATCTCCCCGAAAATTTCGTGGTACTGGGTGCCAGTCGCAGTGATTGGACCGACGATGAGTTTCGTAAAAACGTGGTCACTGAAAGCAAACATTTAGCAAACCATGTTGATGGCCCAACAAAAAAAGTGATGCAGGATTTCTGTGACCGCCTTTTTTATCACGAATTGAGCTCCGATCAAGACTCTGACTACAGTCCATTAAAAAAACGTATTGATGCCCTCGATAACGAATATGGAACAGGAGGGAACTTTATTTTTTATCTATCTACGCCACCATCTGCCTATGAGCCTATTGCCAAAAGCTTGTACGAACAAGGATTGCATGCTGAGACCAACGGTTGGCGTAGGCTCATTGTGGAAAAACCTTTTGGATACAGTCTCAAAACGGCCAAAGCATTGAACCAAGCCCTGCAACAATACTTCAAGGAACCACAAATATTTAGAATAGACCATTATTTGGGTAAAGAAACAGTGCAAAATTTACTGGTGACCCGTTTTGCCAACAGTATTTTTGAACCCTTATGGAATAGAAATTATATACATCATGTAGAGATTACCAATGCTGAAAGTGGCGGAGTGGAAAAGCGAGGGGGGTATTATGACAAGTCTGGAGCGTTGCGAGATATGTTCCAAAGCCATTTGCTGCAAATTGTAGCTTTTATCATTATGGAACCCCCTTTGAACGCAAACGCAGAAGAAATACGCAACGAAAAATTAAAGGCATTGAAATCCCTAAGAATCATGAACGATGAGGAAACGCTTCATAAAAATACGATTAGGGCACAATACATTTCTTCAATTATAGATGGTAAAAAAGTAAAGGGATATCGAGAAGAAGAGAATGTTGACCCAAATTCTACAACGGAAACCTTTGCCGCTCTAAAGTTTTTTGTAGATAACTGGCGTTGGGCCGATGTACCTTTTTATGTGCGTACCGCCAAGCGTATGCCGACCAAGGTGACCGAAGTGGTCATACATTTTAAGACACCGCACCATCAAATTTTTAAGGATTCCGGTTTGCAGAACAAGGATAACAAATTGATTATTAGAATTCAGCCTGATGAAGGTATATTGATAAAGTTTGGTGTAAAAGTACCTGGGCAGGGTTTCAAGGTAGAGCGTGCCAACCTAGATTTTTATTATTCAAGTTTGGTTGAAAACAATATAATGGAAGCTTACGAAAGATTATTGTTGGATGCTATGCAGGGCGATGCAACGTTGTATGCCCGTGCCGATGAAGTAGAAGCCGCATGGGAATTCGTAGATCCCATATTGAACTATTGGGCAACATCCGATGCTAAGGTATACGGTTATTCGGCGGGTGTATGGGGCCCTAAAAATGCAGATGACCTCATTGATGGTTTGGGAATGTGGCGTAATCCCAGCAAAAATTTAGCCGATGATGCCGGTTTTTGTGTTATTTGTTAA
- the gndA gene encoding NADP-dependent phosphogluconate dehydrogenase, whose translation MEHKYDFGLVGLGVMGRNFILNVADNGFTAFGNDLDTEKVDALIKEGGNPKKVNATTDAKIFLDALSTPRKIMLLVPAGKVVDIVIENLLPNLDEGDIIIDGGNSFYTDTDRREAYLSKKGINFFGAGVSGGAKGARKGPSIMPGGNREAYRHVKPIFEAVSAKYEGEPCVAYLGPKSAGNYVKMVHNGIEYGLMQLTSEIYDVLKKGGNLTNDELHATYAKWNAGRLQSFLVEITSKIFQQKDDLGDGRLVDKILDKAKQKGTGKWTSQNAMDLGIPVPSIDIAVSMREISALKQERITADQLYERPTVECMDKEKLERLAEESLYFSFIITYAQGLHQLADASKEYGYELDIAVIAKIWRAGCIIRAGLLADIAQAFQADNNLPNLLLSPTFVEKVQSTVNAARKLVSYGAVNGIPLPGLSNSLTYFDAYTSTRLPLNVIQAQRDYFGSHTYERMDREGIFHTEWE comes from the coding sequence ATGGAGCATAAATACGATTTTGGATTAGTAGGATTGGGCGTTATGGGCCGTAATTTTATTCTTAATGTCGCGGATAATGGGTTTACAGCTTTTGGAAATGATTTGGATACGGAAAAAGTAGATGCCTTGATCAAAGAAGGCGGGAATCCCAAAAAAGTGAACGCGACCACCGATGCCAAAATCTTTTTGGATGCACTCTCAACCCCAAGAAAGATAATGCTATTGGTCCCTGCAGGAAAAGTGGTGGACATCGTTATCGAAAACCTACTCCCCAATTTGGACGAGGGCGATATTATCATTGATGGTGGAAATTCTTTTTATACCGATACCGACAGGCGCGAAGCCTATTTGTCCAAAAAAGGAATCAATTTTTTTGGTGCGGGCGTTTCCGGTGGTGCCAAAGGTGCACGAAAAGGGCCTAGCATCATGCCTGGCGGCAATAGGGAAGCCTACCGGCATGTAAAACCAATCTTTGAAGCTGTTTCGGCAAAATATGAAGGGGAGCCCTGTGTAGCCTACTTAGGTCCAAAATCTGCCGGAAATTACGTGAAAATGGTACATAACGGTATTGAATACGGCTTGATGCAATTGACTTCCGAAATTTATGACGTACTAAAAAAAGGAGGTAATTTGACCAATGATGAGCTGCATGCTACGTATGCCAAATGGAACGCTGGGCGTTTACAATCCTTTTTGGTAGAAATAACCTCTAAGATTTTTCAACAAAAAGATGATTTGGGCGATGGTAGATTGGTGGATAAGATTTTGGACAAGGCCAAACAAAAGGGTACAGGCAAATGGACCAGCCAAAATGCCATGGATTTAGGTATACCTGTTCCATCTATCGATATTGCCGTAAGTATGCGAGAAATATCGGCATTGAAACAAGAACGCATTACGGCGGACCAACTGTACGAACGTCCAACCGTTGAATGTATGGACAAGGAAAAATTAGAAAGACTGGCCGAAGAATCCCTATATTTTTCCTTTATCATAACCTATGCCCAGGGTTTGCACCAGTTGGCTGATGCCTCAAAAGAATATGGTTACGAACTTGACATTGCCGTTATTGCTAAAATATGGCGTGCCGGTTGTATTATTCGTGCCGGGTTATTGGCCGATATTGCACAAGCCTTTCAAGCAGACAATAATTTACCCAATTTACTGCTTTCCCCGACATTTGTTGAAAAAGTGCAGAGTACGGTCAACGCCGCCCGTAAATTGGTTTCTTATGGCGCGGTCAACGGAATTCCGTTACCGGGACTGTCAAACTCCCTCACGTATTTTGATGCCTATACCTCTACCCGATTGCCCTTAAATGTGATACAGGCGCAGCGCGACTATTTTGGCTCGCATACCTATGAACGTATGGATAGAGAGGGTATTTTTCATACGGAGTGGGAATGA
- a CDS encoding ribose-5-phosphate isomerase: protein MSKTQYRVYVVELSKKVFTEHRKFREVNPQFNGVLECLYVGMTSKTPVERFKQHKKGTLSKKGHNLSSNIVKKYGLYLRGSLYNHILPMPTRAEALKMEKTLALELRRKRYAVWFN from the coding sequence ATGTCTAAAACCCAATATCGAGTATACGTCGTAGAGCTTTCAAAAAAAGTATTTACAGAGCATAGAAAATTCAGAGAGGTCAACCCCCAGTTTAATGGTGTTTTGGAATGTTTATACGTGGGCATGACCAGTAAAACACCTGTTGAACGTTTTAAGCAGCACAAAAAAGGAACATTAAGCAAAAAGGGGCATAATCTTTCGTCAAACATTGTTAAAAAATATGGACTTTACCTGAGGGGAAGCCTATATAACCATATTTTGCCCATGCCCACAAGGGCTGAAGCTTTAAAAATGGAGAAAACCTTGGCTTTGGAATTACGTAGAAAACGCTATGCCGTTTGGTTTAATTAA
- a CDS encoding DUF6515 family protein — MKKLLVFLMIVLMCGFSSCARRVVTSVPANVTIVKNRPANYKIVRVKGKRYYFWNGKHYRKTRRGYVFVRV; from the coding sequence ATGAAAAAGTTACTTGTTTTTCTTATGATTGTTCTTATGTGCGGTTTTTCATCTTGTGCCAGACGAGTAGTAACATCTGTACCTGCCAACGTTACCATAGTAAAGAATAGACCGGCAAATTATAAAATTGTTAGGGTAAAGGGCAAACGATACTATTTCTGGAACGGAAAACACTATAGAAAAACACGACGAGGTTATGTTTTTGTAAGAGTTTAG